The nucleotide window AATAAGTATAGAGTCATACTTAACTTATATGACAATATATAAAAAAGCTAAAAAATCTTTTTGCCCCCGTGCCAATACTGGCAGCACCCATCATGGGATGAGATGTGTTGACTCAAAACTTTTTAGCTCTGCAAAGATACAAAATATTCCCAAGGGATGTTAACCCTTTTGTTGGCTGAAATTTAGCGTAGGAGCAACTAAGCTAATTTACTTTAACAGTTGCTGCCTTTTTTTTGCGTCATTGCGCCTAGCGGTTAAGAATTTGATATTGATGAAAAATAAATCCAAATAAATTAGCATTATTGTGCTAAATATATTAGTTTTGTTGTTGATAATTATTTTAGACAGGAGATAGCTAAATTGTAATTTTGGATTATGGCAAAGACAGATAAATCACCCGAAATAGACGTTAATAACGAGAAGTTTAAAGCACTAAAGCTTACCATGGAAAAAATCGATAAAGATTATGGTAAGGGCAGTGTAATGTTGATGAATGAGAAAGCCGTAGAGTCGCATGCAGTGGTTTCTACGGGCTCTATTGGACTTGATACTGCGCTGGGCATCGGAGGCTTACCTAAAGGCCGTGTGATCGAAATATATGGTCCGGAGTCATCTGGTAAAACAACTATTGCTACACATGTTATAGCAGAAGCGCAGAAAAAAGGCGGCATGTGTGCCATTATTGATGCAGAACACGCTTTTGATAGCGTGTACGCCCAAAAGCTGGGAGTAAATGTAGATAACCTTTTGATCAGTCAGCCGGATTATGGAGAACAGGCATTAGAAATTGCTGACCGGTTGATACTCTCTGGAGCCCTGGATGTTGTGGTGATAGATTCTGTTGCTGCACTGGTACCTAAGAGTGAGCTGGAGGGGGAAATGGGCGATAGTAAAATGGGGCTGCACGCCCGTTTAATGAGCCAGGCCTTAAGAAAGCTAACGGCTACTATTTCCAAAACCAATACCATTTGTATATTCATTAACCAGCTAAGGGAAAAAATTGGTGTTATGTTCGGTAATCCCGAAACAACCACCGGTGGTAACGCCCTGAAGTTCTATGCTTCAGTAAGGTTAGACATTCGCCGCTCCGCTCAAATTAAAGATGGCGATGAAGCAATAGGGAACCGTGTAAAAGTAAAAGTAGTAAAAAACAAAGTTGCCCCTCCATTCCGTGCTGCTGAATTTGATATCATTTTTGGAGAAGGAATTTCCAAAACGGGTGAGATTATAGACATGGGCGTTGAGTTGAATATCATTCAAAAAAGCGGATCCTGGTATAGCTACAACAGCGATAAACTGGGACAAGGCCGTGATGCGGTGAAAAGCTTATTAATTGATAATCCTGAATTAGCGGGTGAAATTGAAGCAAAAATCAGGGAGAAGATAGTAGAAATGAAAAGTGCTTAACAGGTATATTTTATTTGACGGGTTAGTAGAACCGCCTCTTTCGGGGCGGTTATTTTTTTGTTTATCCCATAGTTGAATACTTTTATCCGCTTAACGGCCCGCCGGTGTGGCTGCGGGAACCATGCGGATTTTTAAGTCAAAATGGTTATCTTCATCGGATATAGCTTTTATGCATGGGGCGTTTTGTAACTATTAAGGATATAGCTAAAAAATTAAATATTTCTGTCTCTACCGTGTCACGTGCGTTAAGAGATACTTACGACGTAAACCAGGAAACCCGCGAAAAGGTATTGGCATTAGCGAGTGAACTCAATTACCGGCCCAATTTTAATGCAATGGGCCTGGTGAACCGTAACTCCCATAATATTGCAGTGATCCTGCCTTTTATCACTAACTATTATTTCTCTACCGTTATTACCGGTATACAGGAAGTTGCGTATAAGCATGATTATAATATTATCCTCCATATTACCAACGACTCGCCCGAACGTGAGCTGTCGATTATAAAAAATCTGGCAGTTTCCAATCTGGATGGATTGCTGGTTTCTGTTTCAACAAATTCTGATGCAGGAACTCACTTTCAACAGGTGATCGACACGGGTATTCCTATTGTATTCTTTGACCGGGTATCGGATGGGATTCTTACCTCAAAAGTAATGCAGGACGACTATAATGGCGCATTTGAAGCGGTTGAGCATTTAATCGAACGGGGATATAAAAAGATCGCCCATATAGCAGGTCCCGAAGGATTAAGCTTTACACAAAAACGTAAAAAGGGCTACCTGGATGCTTTGAAGAAACATGGCCTTCCTGTAAAAGAGGGATGGATCGTTTCCTCAGGCTTTTCCCAGGAAGACGGACAGCAGGATGCCGCCAAACTGTTTAGCCGCAAAGACCACCCCGATGCTGTTTTTGCAGCGAATGACCGCAAGGCAATAGGCGCCATGGTTACATTGAAGGAAAAAGGGCTGCAGATTGGAAAGCAGGTTGGCGTAATAGGGTTTACTAATGATCCTGTTTCAACAGTTGTGACACCCACCTTATCTACTATCGCAGAGCCGGCATTCGAAATAGGTAAAAAAAGTTGTGAGCTGCTGCTAAAGCATATTAACAAACGCAATTTTATAGCCGAAGATGTGACACTACCCGGAACATTAATAGCAAGGGAGTCCACGCATCGCTAGCGGTTGTCGCTGCTGTAAACGATATTCCCTTTTACGATCGTTTTGCGGATCTGTATATCCTCATCAAACAATACCAGGTCGGCGTCCTTACCAACGGCTATCGATCCTTTATGTGAATCAATACCCATAATTCGGGCCGGGGTAAGACTGATCATTTTGACAGCATCGGTTAAAGATACTTCGGCAAGGTTAATTATGTTCCTAACCAGTCGATCTGCTGTAGCCACGCTTCCTGCAAATGAGCTCCGGTCCGGCAACCAGGCTACGCCTTTATCCACTACTACTTTTAACCCGGTTTCCATTCCTCCTAAAATACTGTCACCTTCCGGCATGCCCGCAGCACGCATGGCATCAGTAATTAATGCAATATGGTCTGCTCCTTTTATTTTATAGATCAGCTTTAATAAAGGCGCCGGTAAATGAACGCCATCTGCAATAACTTCTACATCCATTTCATTGATCAGGTAGCCGCTTTCAATTACACCGGCATAACGGTAGCCATTACGGCGCATGACGCCCGACATACCCGAGTAAAAATGGGTGGCCAATGTATATCCATTTTCGAAGGCTTCGGCTACTTCTTCATAAATAGCATCAGTATGGGCTATGGCCGGTAAAATACCACGGCTACGCAGAAACCTGCCCATTTCCACAGCACCCTCCAGCTCCGGGGCGGAGCTCCAGCGTTTTATTGAAGCAGAGGCCGCCACTACTTCCTTATATTCGGCAGGATCAGGATTCCGGATATACCTCGGATCTTGCGCCCCCCGCTGGCTCATAGAAAAATAAGGCCCTTCCAGGTGCATGCCCATTAATTGGGCGCCATTGTCGTTCCTTTTGTTGGCGCGTTCAAATACCTGCAGCGTTTCGAGCAGGTCCTTTTTTTCACTGGTTAGCGTAGTAGGGTACATCGCGGTAGTGCCATAACGGGCATGGGTTTGAGCAATGGTCAGAAAAGCTTCTGCTGTTCCATCCATAAAATCGGCTCCCCCTCCTCCATGTATGTGTAAATCGATAAAGCCTGGCGAAAGGTATAAACCAGCTGCATCAATTTCCACAGCGCCTTCTATGTCAATATTTTTATTGCCAACACTTTCAATGAGTCCATTCTTTACAGTAACTACCCCCTCGTTGACAATACCTTGGGAGGTGATGACTTTTGCGTTAACTATTTTAAGAAATCTGTCCATGTTTACAATTTTAAAGACCATTTTTTTACCTTATGCCCATAAAAGGCGTAATAGATCAGGTAAAGGTAGCAAGGTATTAATATCCAGTAAGCCTCTTTCACCCCCTGTAGATCTGCAAGGTAACCATATACCAGCGGCAGTAGTCCATTTCCGCAAAGTCCCATGATCATAATAGAGGCACCCAGCTTCGTAAACCTCCCCAGTCCCTTCATCGCCAGTGGCCATATGCCGGCCCAGATCAGCGAATTGGCAAATCCCAATAATACCAAAAACCAAATGGACAGATCCGTATCATGTCCCAGGAATAGTACCCTTGTTTTTACCAGTACAATCAACAAGGAGAATACACAGCCCAGTATAGTGAAGAGTTGAAAGGCTTTCTTCTGGCTGATGAGTTTAGGTATGGCAATAACCCCGAGCATATAACCACAAATGGTGGCAAATAAAGTATAGGACGGGAATACTTTGGCCTCCAGCAGTGGTATGTGCATAGAAGTAGCATATCCGATAATGGTATCAATAGAAATAACCTGTGTGCCTACATGCAGGAAGATGGCAATAGCGCCTAAAATCAGGAATGGGAAATCGAAGATGCTTTTTTTACCGGCGTTGGCTTTAGATAGTTCGGCATCTTCCTCTTCTGTATTGATCTCGGGCAGCGGTGATTTCAATATCAATAACCCTAATAACAATAATACAACGCCAACAACCAGGTAAGGAACCATTACCCTTTGTATCAATTCATCCAGAACTACCGATCTCTCCGCCGGGTTCATCAAGGGGATCCGGTTAAAAAGCTCCGTATCTGTTTTACGTAGTATCACTGCAGCAAAAATCAGTGGCGCCAATATACCCGCGCCCTTATTACAAACGCCCAGGATACTGATGCGTTGTGCTGCCCGCTCTATAGGACCAAGAATGGTAATGTAGGGATTGGCTGCAGTCTGTAAAACCGATAATCCCGTTCCTAATGCAAATAATCCGGTTAAAAACATACCGTAAGTACGGGTGGCTGCTGCCGGTATGAAAATAAAAGCTCCTACAGACATTACTGCAAATCCAATAGCCATCCCCTTTTTAAAGCCTGTTTTTTTTAACATGTAAGAAGAAGGCACTGATATCACCAGGTAAGAAATGTAGAAGGCAAAGGTGACAAAATAAGATTCGAAAGTAGTAAGCTCGCAGGCAATTTTAAAATAGGGTATTAAGATGGCATTGACCCAGGAAATAAAACCGATCACAAAAAATACAACAGCAATAATGCTGATAGATACAATGATCCTTTTAGGGTCAGGGGCCTGAGTGGGTATAGTAGTAGTTTGCTCTTTCATGATAATCGTTAGACATAAGGCCCGGGGGCATTATAATGTTTTAGCTAAAATATCGATAAATGCCACTTTCCTGATGCTAATGGCCAGATAAATGATTGGCAACGTTACCGGTATCATTGCCGATAACGTTACCGTTGTTTTATTAGCCCTTTGGGGTTCGTTCCTATTGCTTAATTGATACTTTTGGTTACAACGATGCTTTAATCGCCCAAACTTTAAAAACAGATATCAATGGAAATGATGGTACTAAAAGATAAGTACGAATTAGGAATTGCTGCCGGGAAAAAAACCGGCGAGCTGATCCGCAATACGATCAATGAAGCAGGACAAGCCAATGTTATACTGGCTACCGGCACCAGCCAGTTCCAGACCCTGGAACAGTTAATAAAAGAAGAAGGAATTGACTGGAGCAAAGTGGTGATGTTTCACTTAGATGAATATATTGGGCTGCCGGTTACACATCCCGCCAGTTTCAGGAAATACCTGAAAGAACGTTTTTTAGAAAAAGTACCACCATTGAAAGCCTATTATCTTATTAATGGTGAAGCAGATGCGGAAGCGGAGCGCCTGCGTTTGAATGCCATTATTCAGCAGCACCCGATTGATGTAGCATTGGTGGGCGTTGGTGAAAACGGGCACCTTGCTTTTAATGATCCGCCCGCAGATTTTGACACCGAAGATCCTTACCTGGTAGTAAACCTGGATGAGCAATGTCGCATGCAGCAAATGGGTGAAGGCTGGTTTGCCTCGCTGGAAGAAGTGCCTGCACAAGCCATCAGCATGTCGGTAAAGCAGATCATGAAATCTACCCATATCATCTGTTCGGTACCCGATGGCAGAAAAGCTCAGGCGGTAAAAGACAGCATTGAACAACCTGTTAATCCTGTGTATCCTGCCAGCATCCTGCAATTACATGCATCCTGCAGTTATTACCTGGATCAGTCTTCGGCGGCATTACTGAGTGTAGCCTCTCGATAAAAACGGATATAAAGAGATTTTTAAATTAGATCCATATGAAATTATTAGATATAGGGCTTTTGTCAGCCAGCTTGCTGCTAACCTGCTTCACGGGTATCGCTCAAAAAGATGAGCAACCGCTCCGGCTGCAGCATATACCTTCGGATGGTGTACCCTATGCGCAAATATTCGACAGCAGGGTGAAGGATGCTTCGGTATATCAAAAGCGGGGCAACAAATTTTTTTTTATCTGGGGTGCCACAAAACCTGATCCTATTGAGGGGGTAACGATCAGCAAATATTTCCCTTCGTATCGTAATCCGGAACGGCAATTCGATATTGAATGGTATAAAAAGAACCACCCCGATTGGATCATATATAAAGAAGATAAGGTGACACCCGCCTATGGCTATATATATGATTATGGTGGACTGGTGCCGCTGGATGTGTCCAATCCGGAAGTGCGTGAATTTTATTTAAAAGAATTTATGCTACCGGCCGTTAAGCAAGGTTATAAAGTGGTAGCGATGGATAACGTGGATTTGGGTAACTGGCCCGGGGCAGCAGGTAAATATGACAAGGGAAAATGGGTACAGTTATACACCGGTAAGAAAAATGATAAGGCCTTCCAGGAAAATATGATCGGCTGGATGCGCTATTTATCGGAGAACCTGAATCCATTGGGCGTTCAGGTAGCAGCCAATATCAAGGCTAACAGCGCTCCGAATGATGTGGTGTTGCGCATGATGCATTCAGTAAATATATGGCTGGATGAAAATGGCTTTACCCATACCGGAAAAAATATTACGGGCAGCAACTGGCAAAGGCAGTTTGACTATTTAAAAGAGATCGCTCTCATCAAAGGCTATATTTCTATTAACCAGGTAGAAGGCGCCGTAGAACAAGCTGATCCGGCGCAGATAGAATGGGTGATTGCTAACTTTTTACTCACACGTGGCCCCCAGAGTCTGCTGGCCATTACCCCCTTTATAGATAAGAAGGCTATTTACCAGGAGTTTCATTACCGTCCGGAAATGAATGTAAATATTGGATCGCCCGTAGATAAAGCGGTTCGGCAAAAAGCTGCCTGGACCAGGAAGTTTACCAAAGGAATGGTAGTGGTCAATCCTTCGGCCACAGAAACGGTAAGCATCAACTTACCAAAAGGCAAGTGGAAAACAATAGGCGGGCAGATAAAACAAAAGACAATACAGGTAGCACCCGCTTCTGGTTTCGTATTAACCAGGCTCTAAATAATTCTCTAAATTTTAAACTGATTGACAGATGAATAATAAATTCCTTCTGGGATGTTTTGTGCTGGTGATTGTAAGTGCTTTATTTGCCACCGGTCTTCGCGCACAGTCTGGTACTGCTAAAGCCGCACCCAAATGGGTGGAGGGCTTCCCGGTAGTAATGATCGGTAACTGGGATATCAAGCCCACTTTCAGGCGAAGGGTGGGCGCTAACCCGGTATGGATTGACGAGATATTTAAAAAAGAATCAACCGAAGAACAGGTAAAAAAATACAAAGACATGGGCGCCACCATGGTAATGGCATTCTTTTATAAAGGTTTTGGTTTGAATGCAGAGAAGGAAGAAATTGATGCTACCCGTAAGCTGGTAGATAATTGTAAAAAGTATGGGCTTAAAACCGGTGCTTATATAGGCTCTACGCTTCCTTTTGAAACTTTTTTTGCCGAAGTGCCCGAGGCCAAAGAATGGGTGGCGCCGGATTACCAGGGACAACCCGTTACTTACGGAAGCCAAACCTTTCGCAAGCTGGTGTACTTTCAGCACGAGGGTTACAAAGCCTATATTAAACGCGTGTTAAAGATAGCTGTAGAAGATATTAAGGTAGATTTGATTCATTTTGATAACTCCTCCGTACAGGCAATTGCTCCCGTATTCTATCATCCTTTAGCGGTTCAGCATTTCAGGGAGTTCTTGACTAAAAAATATACACCCGAACAATTAAAGCAAAGGTTGGGCTTCAGCGATGTTCGCTTTGTTGAGCCGCCCACTTATAGCAAAAGCATTGGCATACTGCATGATCCTTTATCCCAGGAGTGGACCGACTTCCGTTGCCGGCAGCTGGCTGATTATTACGGGGAGATGGCGCAGTACATCAGGAGCCTCAATCCGGAAGTAGCAGTAGAATGTAATCCGCATGGCTTGGATGGCCGCAATTCGATGTGGAATGAAAGCGTAGACTTTGCAAGAATATTACCACATACCAATTATTTCTGGACAGAAGGCGAGCAAACAGGTTTGACCGAAAACGGCGCATTACTTTCCAAAATACGTACGTTTAAAATAGCACGGACCTTTGATAACCGTGTTTTTATCAAAACCAATGATATTCAGCTGAAGATGGCTGAAGCCCTGGCTTATAATCGCGAAGGCATAGGACTCATTGGCGGGATGGAAGAAATGGACGGAGGCAATTATCATACACCACTACCACTAACACAGGAGCAACAGGACTATATCCGGTTTTTTAAAGATCATTTTGACTACTATAAAGGAACAACAAATATCGCTGATGTGGCGGTCTTGCATACATTTAACAGTATGGCTTATAACAGCGACCGGCCCTATCAAAGCACTTTTCTTTTTGAGCAAAGTTTGATACAGGGAAAAGTTCCTTTTGATGTGATCTTCGACGAGCAGCTTAAAAACCTGGATCGTTATAAAGTGTTGGTGCTGGCCAACCAGGAATGCCTTACCGATGAGCAACAGGAGCTCGTACGCTCCTTTGTGCACAAGGGCGGCGGCCTTGTTATAACAGAGCATACCTCATTGTATAATGCCTGGCATCAGCGAAAAGATAATTTTGGCCTGGCCGACCTGATACAGCTGAAAGCCCCGGATTGGCATAACCGCCGCACACCGGAAGCTATCCTGCCTATAGTAGAACAGCGTAATGC belongs to Niabella yanshanensis and includes:
- the recA gene encoding recombinase RecA produces the protein MAKTDKSPEIDVNNEKFKALKLTMEKIDKDYGKGSVMLMNEKAVESHAVVSTGSIGLDTALGIGGLPKGRVIEIYGPESSGKTTIATHVIAEAQKKGGMCAIIDAEHAFDSVYAQKLGVNVDNLLISQPDYGEQALEIADRLILSGALDVVVIDSVAALVPKSELEGEMGDSKMGLHARLMSQALRKLTATISKTNTICIFINQLREKIGVMFGNPETTTGGNALKFYASVRLDIRRSAQIKDGDEAIGNRVKVKVVKNKVAPPFRAAEFDIIFGEGISKTGEIIDMGVELNIIQKSGSWYSYNSDKLGQGRDAVKSLLIDNPELAGEIEAKIREKIVEMKSA
- a CDS encoding LacI family DNA-binding transcriptional regulator yields the protein MGRFVTIKDIAKKLNISVSTVSRALRDTYDVNQETREKVLALASELNYRPNFNAMGLVNRNSHNIAVILPFITNYYFSTVITGIQEVAYKHDYNIILHITNDSPERELSIIKNLAVSNLDGLLVSVSTNSDAGTHFQQVIDTGIPIVFFDRVSDGILTSKVMQDDYNGAFEAVEHLIERGYKKIAHIAGPEGLSFTQKRKKGYLDALKKHGLPVKEGWIVSSGFSQEDGQQDAAKLFSRKDHPDAVFAANDRKAIGAMVTLKEKGLQIGKQVGVIGFTNDPVSTVVTPTLSTIAEPAFEIGKKSCELLLKHINKRNFIAEDVTLPGTLIARESTHR
- a CDS encoding sugar MFS transporter; translated protein: MKEQTTTIPTQAPDPKRIIVSISIIAVVFFVIGFISWVNAILIPYFKIACELTTFESYFVTFAFYISYLVISVPSSYMLKKTGFKKGMAIGFAVMSVGAFIFIPAAATRTYGMFLTGLFALGTGLSVLQTAANPYITILGPIERAAQRISILGVCNKGAGILAPLIFAAVILRKTDTELFNRIPLMNPAERSVVLDELIQRVMVPYLVVGVVLLLLGLLILKSPLPEINTEEEDAELSKANAGKKSIFDFPFLILGAIAIFLHVGTQVISIDTIIGYATSMHIPLLEAKVFPSYTLFATICGYMLGVIAIPKLISQKKAFQLFTILGCVFSLLIVLVKTRVLFLGHDTDLSIWFLVLLGFANSLIWAGIWPLAMKGLGRFTKLGASIMIMGLCGNGLLPLVYGYLADLQGVKEAYWILIPCYLYLIYYAFYGHKVKKWSLKL
- a CDS encoding putative glycoside hydrolase gives rise to the protein MKLLDIGLLSASLLLTCFTGIAQKDEQPLRLQHIPSDGVPYAQIFDSRVKDASVYQKRGNKFFFIWGATKPDPIEGVTISKYFPSYRNPERQFDIEWYKKNHPDWIIYKEDKVTPAYGYIYDYGGLVPLDVSNPEVREFYLKEFMLPAVKQGYKVVAMDNVDLGNWPGAAGKYDKGKWVQLYTGKKNDKAFQENMIGWMRYLSENLNPLGVQVAANIKANSAPNDVVLRMMHSVNIWLDENGFTHTGKNITGSNWQRQFDYLKEIALIKGYISINQVEGAVEQADPAQIEWVIANFLLTRGPQSLLAITPFIDKKAIYQEFHYRPEMNVNIGSPVDKAVRQKAAWTRKFTKGMVVVNPSATETVSINLPKGKWKTIGGQIKQKTIQVAPASGFVLTRL
- the nagA gene encoding N-acetylglucosamine-6-phosphate deacetylase codes for the protein MDRFLKIVNAKVITSQGIVNEGVVTVKNGLIESVGNKNIDIEGAVEIDAAGLYLSPGFIDLHIHGGGGADFMDGTAEAFLTIAQTHARYGTTAMYPTTLTSEKKDLLETLQVFERANKRNDNGAQLMGMHLEGPYFSMSQRGAQDPRYIRNPDPAEYKEVVAASASIKRWSSAPELEGAVEMGRFLRSRGILPAIAHTDAIYEEVAEAFENGYTLATHFYSGMSGVMRRNGYRYAGVIESGYLINEMDVEVIADGVHLPAPLLKLIYKIKGADHIALITDAMRAAGMPEGDSILGGMETGLKVVVDKGVAWLPDRSSFAGSVATADRLVRNIINLAEVSLTDAVKMISLTPARIMGIDSHKGSIAVGKDADLVLFDEDIQIRKTIVKGNIVYSSDNR
- a CDS encoding glucosamine-6-phosphate deaminase, whose amino-acid sequence is MEMMVLKDKYELGIAAGKKTGELIRNTINEAGQANVILATGTSQFQTLEQLIKEEGIDWSKVVMFHLDEYIGLPVTHPASFRKYLKERFLEKVPPLKAYYLINGEADAEAERLRLNAIIQQHPIDVALVGVGENGHLAFNDPPADFDTEDPYLVVNLDEQCRMQQMGEGWFASLEEVPAQAISMSVKQIMKSTHIICSVPDGRKAQAVKDSIEQPVNPVYPASILQLHASCSYYLDQSSAALLSVASR
- a CDS encoding beta-galactosidase; translation: MNNKFLLGCFVLVIVSALFATGLRAQSGTAKAAPKWVEGFPVVMIGNWDIKPTFRRRVGANPVWIDEIFKKESTEEQVKKYKDMGATMVMAFFYKGFGLNAEKEEIDATRKLVDNCKKYGLKTGAYIGSTLPFETFFAEVPEAKEWVAPDYQGQPVTYGSQTFRKLVYFQHEGYKAYIKRVLKIAVEDIKVDLIHFDNSSVQAIAPVFYHPLAVQHFREFLTKKYTPEQLKQRLGFSDVRFVEPPTYSKSIGILHDPLSQEWTDFRCRQLADYYGEMAQYIRSLNPEVAVECNPHGLDGRNSMWNESVDFARILPHTNYFWTEGEQTGLTENGALLSKIRTFKIARTFDNRVFIKTNDIQLKMAEALAYNREGIGLIGGMEEMDGGNYHTPLPLTQEQQDYIRFFKDHFDYYKGTTNIADVAVLHTFNSMAYNSDRPYQSTFLFEQSLIQGKVPFDVIFDEQLKNLDRYKVLVLANQECLTDEQQELVRSFVHKGGGLVITEHTSLYNAWHQRKDNFGLADLIQLKAPDWHNRRTPEAILPIVEQRNAIGKGRVIYLPEVIPSVPKPTMVPMAGPYFKLAKNHQQLIEAVQWASGNDLSLQVEGPETVTMELLKQESKERLLLHLVNFNYEKAPAENIKVSLKIPTGKKVQKLTLLSPDRKTITSSLAFTQEKGMLQFTIPQVKLYGLAAVELK